A stretch of the Nosocomiicoccus ampullae genome encodes the following:
- a CDS encoding type II toxin-antitoxin system mRNA interferase toxin, RelE/StbE family → MDRKNLKDTENPRKHEKSLKGNLNEYWRYRIGKYRIITRIDDDKIIINIISVGHRSNIYKKNI, encoded by the coding sequence CTGGATAGAAAAAATCTAAAAGATACAGAAAACCCTAGAAAACATGAGAAAAGTTTAAAAGGAAATCTGAATGAATATTGGAGATATCGTATAGGAAAATACAGAATAATAACTAGAATTGATGATGATAAAATTATTATTAATATCATTTCTGTAGGGCATCGTTCAAATATTTATAAAAAAAACATTTAA
- the relB gene encoding type II toxin-antitoxin system RelB family antitoxin translates to MSTVTVRLNKEKSKLFNDYAEIHDMPLSTILKEALKEKLEDEYDMELLKEKVKF, encoded by the coding sequence ATGTCCACAGTTACTGTTAGACTAAATAAAGAAAAAAGCAAATTGTTTAATGATTACGCAGAAATTCACGATATGCCACTATCCACTATATTAAAAGAAGCATTAAAAGAGAAATTGGAAGATGAATACGATATGGAACTATTAAAAGAAAAAGTAAAATTTTAA
- a CDS encoding ABC transporter permease: MVTLKAIKYELLLSIKSSIQYKIGFISDFVIFFAIYIIALFFQNGDAFIATYNIDKTQAQIFVLIGVIFWQLSIVALGFSSSLIESNFNTGTLELRLQSTVSPIILMFANVFISMIFSLLSVFVVLMFAYFYIELDVNTLIRILLSFIIVIPSIVGMFGIGLIFGGLTLIEKSIGQFIMLFQGILLFISNSVNIIHLKVLDLIPFTLGVDIARNFILNREISILISVEYILINISWLILGVVIFNLILKRQRKTGVFDTY; the protein is encoded by the coding sequence ATGGTGACTCTTAAAGCTATTAAATATGAACTATTACTATCTATAAAATCTTCAATACAATATAAGATTGGTTTCATAAGTGACTTTGTCATATTTTTTGCTATATATATTATTGCATTATTTTTTCAAAATGGAGATGCTTTTATTGCAACTTACAATATCGATAAAACACAGGCTCAAATATTTGTTTTAATAGGAGTAATATTTTGGCAATTAAGTATTGTAGCATTGGGGTTTAGTTCATCCTTAATAGAGAGCAATTTTAATACTGGTACGTTAGAATTGCGACTACAAAGTACTGTATCTCCAATAATATTAATGTTTGCAAATGTATTTATTAGTATGATTTTTTCTCTATTAAGTGTGTTTGTAGTCTTAATGTTTGCGTATTTTTACATTGAATTAGATGTTAATACATTAATAAGAATATTATTATCTTTTATAATTGTTATTCCTTCTATAGTTGGAATGTTCGGAATTGGATTAATATTTGGCGGATTAACGTTAATAGAAAAAAGTATTGGCCAGTTTATTATGCTATTTCAAGGTATTCTTTTATTTATATCGAACTCAGTCAATATAATACATTTAAAAGTATTAGATCTAATTCCATTTACACTTGGTGTTGATATTGCCAGAAATTTTATCTTAAATCGTGAAATAAGTATACTAATTTCAGTAGAGTATATATTAATTAATATTTCCTGGCTTATTTTAGGAGTAGTTATATTTAATTTAATTTTAAAAAGACAAAGAAAAACAGGAGTCTTTGATACTTATTAA
- a CDS encoding ABC transporter ATP-binding protein: MEKIILKNIGRKIKKNQIFENINMEICLKPQRIYGFVGPNGSGKTTLMKLISGLYFQNKGEIQCTCTKEAYDLWARSNISYIPSDERGIFYKNTIFDNALYYGVIKGVPEKRLKKNIQKYAQDLDIIPLLNKRVEELSTGQKKKAQLLAALSTERKLLLLDEPSSGLDLDALKDLKETLLKIVSSVDTSIIVSSHDTKFLSDMIEHYFFLFNGTIIEKEFKDYDSNKLEITYHKLKGESNLYGDS; the protein is encoded by the coding sequence TTGGAAAAAATTATTTTAAAAAATATAGGGCGAAAAATAAAAAAAAATCAAATATTTGAAAATATTAATATGGAGATTTGCTTGAAACCACAAAGAATATATGGTTTTGTAGGTCCAAATGGTTCAGGAAAAACTACACTTATGAAATTAATTAGTGGATTATATTTCCAAAATAAAGGTGAAATTCAATGTACATGTACTAAGGAAGCATATGATTTATGGGCAAGATCAAATATATCTTATATACCATCGGATGAGAGAGGTATATTTTATAAAAATACAATTTTTGATAATGCTTTATATTACGGTGTGATTAAAGGAGTACCAGAAAAACGTCTAAAGAAAAACATACAAAAATACGCTCAAGATTTAGATATTATCCCGTTATTAAATAAAAGAGTTGAGGAATTATCAACTGGACAAAAAAAGAAAGCACAATTATTAGCTGCTTTGTCTACAGAAAGAAAACTATTATTATTAGATGAACCATCTTCTGGACTTGATTTAGATGCATTAAAAGACTTAAAAGAAACTCTTTTAAAAATTGTATCATCGGTAGATACAAGTATTATTGTATCCTCCCATGATACTAAATTTTTAAGTGATATGATAGAACACTATTTCTTTTTATTTAACGGAACTATTATTGAAAAAGAATTTAAAGACTATGATTCAAATAAGTTGGAAATTACATATCATAAATTAAAAGGAGAATCTAATTTGTATGGTGACTCTTAA
- a CDS encoding Txe/YoeB family addiction module toxin: MSKLLITFSTEAFEDYKEWQIQDKKTLKKINQLIKSIEREGVLSGIGKPEKLKGNLSGWYSRRITQEHRLVYKIDKRSIMIASCKYHYK; this comes from the coding sequence ATGAGTAAACTTCTCATTACGTTTTCAACTGAGGCATTTGAAGATTATAAAGAATGGCAGATACAAGATAAGAAAACCTTAAAAAAAATAAACCAGTTAATTAAAAGTATTGAACGTGAGGGAGTGCTTAGTGGAATAGGTAAACCAGAAAAATTAAAAGGGAATTTAAGTGGATGGTACAGTAGAAGAATTACACAAGAACATAGACTAGTATATAAGATTGATAAAAGATCAATTATGATAGCTTCATGTAAATATCATTATAAATAA
- a CDS encoding type II toxin-antitoxin system Phd/YefM family antitoxin yields the protein MSVETYSNARKNFRQLINQVNDNSEVITITTNEHNAVLMSESDYNSIMETFYLQKNPYNNEHLKRSISQFDKGETVKVQIDE from the coding sequence ATGAGTGTAGAAACATATTCAAATGCGAGAAAAAATTTTAGACAATTAATTAATCAAGTCAATGATAATAGTGAGGTAATAACAATCACAACAAATGAACATAACGCTGTTTTAATGTCAGAAAGCGATTATAACTCGATTATGGAAACCTTTTATTTACAAAAAAATCCTTATAATAACGAACATCTGAAACGTTCAATTTCACAGTTTGATAAGGGCGAAACCGTAAAGGTTCAAATAGATGAGTAA
- a CDS encoding type II toxin-antitoxin system PemK/MazF family toxin encodes MILNQVLDEGLKRRPALVVSNSKCSKLTGLLVIVSIMSKLNNKMIEYSIYEEVKHSKVIGYINPLQIHMFDYKKETLNEVIKLINNIINTKEL; translated from the coding sequence TTGATTTTGAACCAAGTGTTGGACGAGGGGTTAAAAAGACGACCTGCATTAGTAGTGAGTAATAGTAAATGTTCAAAACTTACAGGATTACTTGTTATTGTATCAATCATGAGTAAGCTTAATAATAAAATGATTGAATATAGTATATACGAAGAAGTTAAGCATAGTAAAGTAATAGGTTATATTAATCCACTACAAATTCATATGTTTGATTACAAAAAAGAAACGCTAAATGAAGTAATAAAATTAATTAATAATATCATAAATACTAAAGAATTATGA
- a CDS encoding transglycosylase family protein encodes MKKTMMTTGLALGIGLTAFSGVNANASEIEVDEAKLAELAINNPESLNEAPIQEGNYDITFDLEGYTFNFESNGFEWKWSYAPVGEATEAVNNVQNNDVQVNETANYDNVEYSAPVQENYQPSAPAQPKASAPASNNGLNWSGLAACESGGNASAVDPSGTYHGLYQFDAQTWQSVGGSGVASQASAAEQTKRAQMLYEQRGSSPWPVCGANL; translated from the coding sequence GTGAAAAAAACAATGATGACTACAGGTTTAGCATTAGGTATCGGTTTAACAGCATTTTCAGGAGTTAACGCAAACGCTTCTGAAATTGAAGTTGACGAAGCTAAATTAGCTGAACTTGCTATAAATAATCCAGAATCTTTAAATGAAGCACCAATTCAAGAAGGTAATTACGATATTACATTTGATTTAGAAGGGTACACATTTAATTTTGAATCTAACGGATTTGAATGGAAATGGAGCTATGCACCAGTAGGTGAAGCAACTGAAGCAGTAAACAACGTTCAAAATAATGATGTTCAAGTTAACGAAACAGCTAACTACGATAACGTTGAATACAGCGCACCAGTTCAAGAAAATTACCAACCATCAGCTCCAGCACAACCTAAAGCATCTGCACCAGCTTCAAACAACGGTTTAAACTGGTCAGGTCTTGCAGCATGTGAATCAGGCGGAAACGCTAGCGCAGTAGACCCAAGTGGTACTTACCACGGTTTATATCAATTTGATGCACAAACTTGGCAATCAGTTGGTGGAAGCGGAGTAGCTTCACAAGCATCAGCTGCTGAACAAACTAAGCGTGCACAAATGTTATACGAGCAAAGAGGATCATCACCTTGGCCTGTATGTGGTGCAAACCTATAA
- the queE gene encoding 7-carboxy-7-deazaguanine synthase QueE, protein MREQKKMPIMEIFGPTIQGEGMVIGRKTMFVRTGGCDYSCSWCDSAFTWNGEEKARVLSAKEVYDEIEEIGYIDNVRNYNHVTITGGNPALINKPMNDLIDMLHNDGVKVGLETQGSIYQDWFLKIDDLTISPKPPSSNMEINFNILDDIIDKLNKGNVNFSLKVVIFNEEDFEYAKYVHNRYKKYNRDFYVSVGNPDPYEDGNISQRLLNDLKNLWDLVLNDPAANDFKPLPQLHALIYDNERGV, encoded by the coding sequence ATGAGAGAACAAAAGAAAATGCCAATTATGGAAATCTTTGGACCAACTATACAAGGAGAAGGTATGGTCATTGGTCGAAAGACAATGTTTGTACGTACTGGTGGATGCGATTATTCTTGTTCTTGGTGTGATAGTGCATTTACATGGAATGGAGAAGAAAAAGCAAGAGTACTTTCAGCGAAAGAAGTATATGATGAAATAGAAGAAATTGGATACATAGATAATGTAAGAAATTATAATCATGTAACAATTACAGGTGGAAACCCTGCATTAATTAATAAACCAATGAACGATCTTATTGATATGCTACATAATGACGGTGTGAAAGTCGGCTTAGAAACTCAAGGATCTATTTATCAAGATTGGTTTCTAAAAATTGACGATTTAACAATTTCACCAAAGCCACCGTCTTCTAATATGGAAATAAACTTTAATATTTTAGATGATATTATTGATAAATTAAATAAAGGAAACGTAAATTTTTCACTTAAAGTAGTTATATTTAATGAAGAAGATTTTGAATATGCGAAATACGTACATAATAGATATAAAAAATATAATAGAGACTTTTATGTAAGTGTCGGTAATCCAGATCCATATGAAGATGGAAATATAAGTCAAAGACTTTTAAATGATTTAAAGAATTTATGGGATTTAGTATTAAATGATCCAGCAGCGAATGATTTTAAACCATTACCTCAACTTCATGCACTCATTTATGATAATGAAAGAGGTGTGTGA
- the queD gene encoding 6-carboxytetrahydropterin synthase QueD, with product MFYNYEITKEFHFSASHQLDYLPEGHQCKRLHGHNYIVKVTLGSDELNNDGFVTDFGLLKPIKVFIDDNLDHRHLNDVFDFKTTSENIAKFFYDKIKNELNMDNVVEVAVSETPKTWARYRELR from the coding sequence GTGTTTTATAACTATGAGATAACGAAAGAGTTTCATTTTAGTGCGAGCCATCAACTCGATTACTTGCCTGAGGGTCATCAATGTAAAAGATTACATGGTCATAATTATATTGTTAAAGTGACTTTAGGTTCTGATGAGCTGAATAATGATGGTTTTGTCACTGATTTTGGGTTATTAAAACCGATTAAAGTATTTATAGATGATAATCTCGATCATAGACATCTTAATGATGTGTTTGATTTTAAAACAACATCCGAAAATATCGCTAAATTTTTCTACGATAAAATTAAAAATGAGCTGAATATGGATAACGTTGTAGAAGTCGCAGTTTCAGAAACGCCGAAAACATGGGCAAGATATAGGGAGTTACGCTAA